A DNA window from Plasmodium vinckei vinckei genome assembly, chromosome: PVVCY_10 contains the following coding sequences:
- a CDS encoding U1 small nuclear ribonucleoprotein C, putative, with protein MTEYWVSSKKHYCETCNCWLSGHKLNIKNHEKSARHIENFRKLLNESYKRKEEETKEQKFIEQELKKLENIEKQFRSNLNNNGGNSINPSSNISTPKPNLSKPYDNRKAINNNKIYHRSFNKNYKSNNSNNLNSTGRYSSNYNSSNTNTWVLMVHEHTGCLVFFNMLTNEVSYEKPQNFVYENIQASEKFTAENGWFKYFDYNSYSNYYYNIYKQLSIWEYSEKTISNLANFMKICNQNAGENTNIVNHAEYFENVSNILGENIVDKEKGGKKVSIPVKPIIEKKKKELHNNNLSNDINNTTSNIKIDQMFQYDSHNKSASEYGENCVRNDVKNEVEAENNNETDIDKNIKSANEGIPNLLQQNDESSKPGMWEVVENDEIKTISEENIENIFYKIKTKEELENEEIKEIEDNLEKEYSNFNEFYVKKKQLENKELYLSQEFKFVNKPIYKKAIDKNDNKKVDFAKRNIKPKQAKKKIT; from the coding sequence atGACAGAATATTGGGTAAGTtcaaaaaaacattattgTGAGACGTGCAATTGCTGGCTATCAGgacataaattaaatataaaaaatcatgAAAAAAGTGCAAGACATATTGAAAACTTCCGAAAGCTGCTTAATGAATCATATAAAAGGAAAGAAGAAGAAACAAAAGaacaaaaatttattgaacaagagttaaaaaaattagaaaatattgaaaaacaatttcgttcaaatttaaataacaaTGGGGGTAATTCGATTAATCCGAGTAGTAATATAAGCACGCCAAAGCCTAATTTAAGTAAACCATATGATAATCGTAAAgctattaataataataaaatatatcatagaAGTTTCAATAAGAATTATAAAAGTAAcaatagtaataatttaaattcgACAGGGAGGTATAGCAGTAATTATAATTCTAGTAACACAAACACATGGGTATTAATGGTACATGAGCATACAGGATGCTtggtattttttaatatgctAACAAATGAAGTGAGTTATGAAAAGCCACAAAACTTtgtttatgaaaatatacaaGCATCTGAAAAGTTTACTGCTGAAAATGGGTggtttaaatattttgattataattcatatagtaattattattataacatatataaacaattaaGTATATGGGAATATTCTGAGAAAACGATAAGTAATTTGGctaattttatgaaaatttgCAACCAGAATGCGGGAGAAAATACGAATATAGTCAATCACGCAGAATATTTCGAAAATGTATCAAACATTTTAGGAGAAAATATTGTTGATAAGGAGAAGGGGGGGAAAAAAGTATCTATCCCGGTAAAACcaattattgaaaaaaaaaaaaaagagttgcataataataatttatcaaatgatattaataatacaacaagtaatataaaaatagatcAAATGTTTCAGTATGATTCTCACAATAAAAGCGCTAGCGAATATGGTGAAAATTGTGTGAGAAATgatgtaaaaaatgaagtggaagcagaaaataataatgaaacagatattgataaaaatataaaaagtgcAAATGAAGGTATACCAAATTTATTGCaacaaaatgatgaaagTTCAAAACCGGGTATGTGGGAAGTTGTTGAAAACGacgaaataaaaacaatttcagaagaaaatattgaaaacattttttataaaattaagacAAAAGAAGAATTAGAAAATGAGGAAATCAAAGAAATTGAGGataatttagaaaaagaatattCTAACTTTAACGAATtttatgttaaaaaaaaacaattagaAAACAAAGAACTATATTTAAGCCAagaatttaaatttgtaaacaaacctatatataaaaaagctattgataaaaatgacaaCAAGAAGGTCGATTTTGccaaaagaaatattaaacCAAAACaagccaaaaaaaaaattacatga
- a CDS encoding 26S proteasome regulatory subunit RPN6, putative — translation MEAFAEIENAYKEIEDEIIRSVDSLCDGNYLKIKDEVIMPLMSDSLIEKIIILNRHINDNSNPEEFEKKVTNEKVMQINDKLIYLLCDYYINKEDIDNLINFTTSNENYFSVLPQAKTAKLIRNIVEKISKKIRNISTLYIIFKKYMNWAYEKKRNFLRCRIEVKIIILFILKQKYKTALSLIERLLKEVKKVDDKALLLELYIVETKIYMLLKNSTKMKASLTFAKNIANTINTAIYINSEIDLLSGILYIYEKDYRSAYIYLYECYETLYTYIYNSQNNTLDFLSKKHNDFYSVIIHNIINTSTISSQNRTKSISQISPFLLSFYTFYEYYDCSNSLLNIDEMNLLSNNVNLIYSDIACNISTSYQELEEGKMYCITNPIELNYELINNLTIDNYGNLLELTSSNAGDMRENNSNKSPVFIFPENNNINGNFGLNLNIENLKLIVPLKYMLLCKILEENNRKDINTILCENNKLNYIPNKEIQILLDISKCYENRTLDIFENVIKYNIFLINIDKVIYNYLKELYELLLEKNILKIIEAYSCIDLNYIGQKLNLDINKIISKLSEMILDKKLNGTLDQNAGILILYDDMPDTKMYQNVLEIINNLTESVDILYQKAQLTI, via the coding sequence atggaAGCTTTTGCAGAGATAGAAAATGCttataaagaaatagaagatgaaataataagaaGTGTTGATTCATTATGCGATGgtaattatttgaaaataaaagatgagGTAATTATGCCACTTATGAGTGATAGCTTAATtgagaaaataataatattgaacaggcatattaatgataataGTAACCCAGAggaatttgaaaaaaaagtaacaAATGAAAAGGTTATGCagataaatgataaattaatatatttattgtgtGATTATTACATTAATAAAGAAGATATTGATAacttaattaattttacaaCAAGTAACGAGAATTATTTTAGTGTATTACCACAAGCCAAAACAGCGAAATTAATAAGAAACATCGTTGAAAAGATATCTAAAAAGATTCGTAACATTAGCActttatacataatatttaaaaaatatatgaattggGCATATGAGAAAAAAAGGAACTTTCTACGATGCCGTATCGAAGTAaagataattatattatttatattaaaacaaaaatataaaacagcATTAAGTTTAATTGAAAGATTATTAAAAGAAGTAAAGAAGGTGGATGATAAAGCATTGTTGCTTGAGCTATATATTGTAGAaaccaaaatatatatgttactTAAAAATTCTACAAAAATGAAAGCTTCATTAACATTTGCTAAGAATATAGCTAATACAATAAATActgctatatatattaatagtgAAATAGACTTATTATCtggaatattatatatatatgaaaaggATTATAGAagtgcatatatttatttatacgaATGTTATGAAAccttatatacatatatatataatagccAGAATAACACTCTCGattttttaagtaaaaaacataatgaCTTTTATTCAgttattatacataatattattaatactaGTACAATATCTTCTCAGAACAGAACTAAAAGTATAAGCCAGATTAGTCCATTtctattatcattttacaccttttatgaatattatgACTGCAGTAACAGTTTGTTAAACATTGATGAAATGAATTTGTTGTCGAATAAtgttaatttaatatatagtgATATTGCGTGTAACATAAGTACAAGTTATCAAGAACTTGAAGAAGGAAAAATGTATTGTATAACTAACCCAATTGAATTAAACTATGAGTTGATAAACAATTTGACAATAGATAATTATGGGAACTTGTTGGAATTGACTTCTTCCAATGCTGGTGATATGCgtgaaaataatagtaataagaGCCctgttttcattttccctgaaaataacaatataaatgGCAATTTTGgcttaaatttaaatatcgaaaatttaaaacttATTGTGCCTTTGAAATATATGCTACTTTGCAAAATATtggaagaaaataatagaaaagACATAAATACCATTTTATGTGAAAAcaacaaattaaattatataccaAACAAAGAgatacaaatattattagaCATATCTAAATGTTACGAAAATAGGACATtagatatatttgaaaatgtaataaaatacaatattttcCTTATCAACATCGATaaagttatatataattacttAAAAGAGTTATATGAGTTGTTgctagaaaaaaatatattaaaaattattgaaGCATATAGTTGCATTGATTTAAACTACATAGGTCAAAAGTTAAACctagatataaataaaattatctCCAAATTATCAGAAATGATAttagataaaaaattaaatggaACACTAGATCAGAATGCTGGTATTCTCATCTTGTATGACGATATGCCAGATACAAAAATGTATCAAAATGttttagaaataataaacaactTAACCGAATCAGTCGACATACTATATCAAAAGGCTCAACTGACCATATAA